The following coding sequences lie in one Notolabrus celidotus isolate fNotCel1 chromosome 20, fNotCel1.pri, whole genome shotgun sequence genomic window:
- the LOC117832908 gene encoding cytochrome c oxidase assembly factor 3 homolog, mitochondrial — protein sequence MAEQGAEGTGKATLTAAEKQLFRRRQELDYWKQNAARVGRRNLFTGLAIGAFVVGMFSYTILSVKQERIMDEMDDEAKIHIMRGPRTGANS from the exons ATGGCGGAGCAAGGAGCAGAAGGAACCGGGAAAGCTACGCTAACAGCGGCGGAGAAACAACTCTTCCGCCGCCGACAGGAGCTCGACTACTGGAAGCAGAACGCAGCTCGGGTCGGCAGAAGAAACCTGTTCACCGGCCTTGCTATCGGAGCGTTTGTGGTCGGCATGT TTAGCTACACCATCCTATCCGTCAAACAGGAGAGAATCATGGATGAAATGGACGATGAAGCCAAGATCCACATCATGAGGGGGCCGCGGACTGGTGCCAACTCCTAA